ACGGCATTGGTTATCAATTCATTTAGTATAAGTCCACAAGGAATACACCGTTCAATGTCGAGAACGATGTCTGGATCGATATCGGTGATATATCTGACTGAAACATTAGCCCCAACATATTCCTGTTTCAGGTGATTAATGAGATTTCCCACGTATTCATTAACATTGATTCTTCCGATATCACGAGAACTGTAAAGGAGTTCATGGATTGAAGCCATTGCAAAGACCTGGTTTCGGCAATCCTGCAAAATCTCACTTGTCACTGGATCTGTTGTTCTCATTCCCTGAAGTTTGAGAATTCCAGAAATAATCTGGAGATTGTTCTTTACCCGGTGGTGAATTTCTTTTAACAGAAGTTCTTTCTCATGGAGGGAGGTAATGATTTGTTCCTCATCACGGATCCTGCTGGTTACATCACTGTATATCAGGAAGATCTCGCGAGCATTGCCGACATGAGTGTTTGAGAGGTAAATTTCCCTCCATTTATTTCCTGATGGTGTTTCTATCAGAATCCTTGACAGACTTTGAGGTGTTCCGGTTGTAATCAGGTTGTTGAGGGCTGTACTGAGTTCCTCAGGGATTACAGGGCCGAAGTAATCTTGAAATGTTTTGCCTAGCAACTTTTCCTTCTTCTTATCCTCCAGATTTTCAGCTGCTCTATTCATCTCTATTAGGATGAACCTGCTATCACCGTCATGGTCAAGAAAGATTGCGCAACCTGCATTCATATTTGAAAAAAGCATGTTCAGGCGGTTCTGACTCACTTTAACCTGGTCATCAAGGACCTTTTGACGGGTAATATCTATGATAAATCCTTCAAGGCCGATTACATCCCCGTTCTCGTTTAAAACACCTACTCCCTGCTCCCAGACCCATTTAAATTTCATGGTGTTGGTGAAGATACGATATGTCAGTTTGAACTGGGCATGCCTTTCTACAGCCCGCCTGATAACCTCCATGATCCGGGGACGATCATCAGGGTGAATAAGCGAGGTATAAGTTGGGTTCTGGTTCTGAACTAAATCTGTCGAATGATAACCTGTAAGAAAGAGACTTCCTTCACTAACATATTCCATTGTCCGGTCATTATCAAAACTACACTTGTACACCATTCCTGGTAGGTTTTCGATGAGAGTATTGACCATTCGTTCACTCTCGACCAGTGCGTCCTCAGCAAGCCGGTCTGAAATATGACCTGCTATCTGAACGACTATTCCCTGAAGAAACCTCTGGAGAGGAGGGGATAATTCCCGGTCATCTTCAAATGAAGCGATATGTATGAGGCCTATTGGTTTGCTATGATGGGTGAGTGAGATTACAGCATCTGAATGTATCTTCTCGGTTGTTTCAAGGATGTGTGAATACTCATGGATAGTCTGACTGTTTCTGAAGACTGAGTCGGTTCCCCGGAGTAATGATAAAAAGAGAGGGATTAGATGAGCCTGTATCACGTGATCACTATATTCTGAAGAGAATCCCTCTGTCATTGCAAGCGAGAGGTGATCCTGCTCATCCACCAGGTAGATAGCTGCTGCATCAAGGTATGAGGTAGCGATGGCTGCTTGAAGACAATGCTTTAAAATATCCTCGATTTTCTTTGAGTTTGCACTGGCTATGGCGAGATCCCGCTGGGCACGTAGGTTCTTCTCTGCTCTGACAAGTTCAACTGATGTGTTAACCTTATGAGCCAGTTCGGTAAAGGAGACATGCGGGCTGTTTTCCTTTTGTACATAAAAATTTGCCCCTCTGTTTAGTGCTTCGACTGCAACCGATTCACGTTCTCTGACCGTAAAGAGCACAAATGGAATTTGGGGGTCTTTCTCTCTGATCCTTCTGAGTAACTCAAGGCCATCCATTCCGGGCATAGCATAATCTGAAATAATTGCATCGTATCTTCGTAATTTCAGTTGTTTCAGCGCTTCTTCACCTGAATCAATAACATCAACAGAGAATCCGAACTTTTTCTCAAGGATTTGTCGCCCGAGGTCGAGGAGAACAGACTCGTCATCGACCAAAAGAACTTTTGTCATATCCACTCACCCAACATGGTCCCTCTGTTGATCTCAGCACGAGAGTGAATAATCGTTGGGATCTTTGTTTAGGCCAGGTCTTTCATAATACTCGGTTATGGTTATTATCCGACAATTTCACGAGCGATAGAACAGAAGAGTGACAAGGGTCCGGCTATGATGAATTTTCTTGATATCTCAACTGGAATGATTTCACCATCATGTCTTCGATGAACAGATCTGACCCTGAAGGTTTCTTCTTCCTCTCTCTGAATCTCCCACATCGTCTGCCAGATTTCTGTGCTGATCTCTGGATTAATGTCAAAGACAGTGATCTGCTGAATCTCCTCAAGTGAATATCCAAGCAATTTACATGCGGTCTCATTTGCCCGATACACTGCTCCAGTGCGATCAAAAAGGAGTATTGAGTCGGATGCCTGGTCAAAGACAAACCTGATGATTAAAAGTTCTCTTTCCAGCTTTTCCCGTCGCGTCATCTCTGCCATCAGGTCCTGATTTGCTGCCCTCATTTCCCGTGTTCTCTGTTTAATTACAGCTTCGAAGTTGGCATGGTAGATCTGCAGTTGTTCTTCAAGGTGTTTGCGCTCTGAAATGTCTGTACCAATTGCCTGGATACTTCCAAGTATTCCATCACTTGTGAATATCCCCCTGTACTGCCACTCTTCCCATGCTACCATCCCGTCAGCCTGTATCGTTTTAAATGCAATCTTTGCAATCGAGTTTTTTGGTGTCAGATCAGCTCGTAGCCTTGTGAGTCTCTCAAGATCTTCATGTGAGATAACGGGTTCATAGGGGAATCCTACTAGTTCATTCCTTTCTCTCTCCATCCTCCTGCAGAACGCATTATTGACATAGGTGAGTATTCCGTCAGGACGTGATCTGAAGATGAACTCGTTCTGGTCTGCTGATAGGGTTTCAGCCTCTTTTCTATAGATTTCAGCCTGGTGGAGAGCTTCTTTCATTCTTGTCTCATCCTTGAGGATGATTGCACATCCAGGACGCCCGTCATCACAGACCACGGGAATAATCGATATATCAAGCCACCGGTCAATACTTCTGACCCTTATGGTGAGATCAAGGTTGTCTTTCTGCCCCTGAACTGCTCGTTTGACTCTGAAGATCATATCGTTTTGCATGAGAAGGCTCAAACTGGGATCAGTGATCTGTTTACCTGTAGGATCGTCAGATAATCCGATGATCTCACAAAAACCGTTTCTGATAGCTCCCACGACCATCCGGCAGGTGATGAGAATGTAGGGATCACGTGTGCACACAGCAAGGGCTGAAGAGGGAATCCTATTTGAAAGATGGTATACTTTGGCTGTGCTCACAATCCGAAGATCTACTTCTCCTTTCATCTGCAGTCCGTCGAGGTACTTAGCCACCGTTGTCCGGTGTATCCCAAGCACCTGCGAGATGTCGGTAATGGACATTCCACGTGGATGCTCTGCGAGTTGTTCCTTGATTCGCCTGAGTTCTTCAAGATCTCCGATCATCTTCCCTTCACCTCAATCAAATGTCCTTCTCATATGTCGTACATATTATACTATCATATTACTAATTAAACTGAAGTGATCCATCTATTAGGTTTGACTCTCTTTTTGGAATTAAATTTTTGGGCCAATTGGCTCTCTAATTTATAAAAAGGATGAATTTCTGTCGAATAATTTCATTACAAATATGTACGACAGATGCAACTCATTAAATATGGGGGTGTATAACTCCTGATCAGATGCTGCGTACACCTCAAATGGTGTACGTGGATCACCCTGTCCTTTGGTTGTACCAGACTTTGGTCAGAACAACAGGGACATTCTTAACGATTAATCATGAAGGAGACATGTCATGGCTGAAGACTTTGAAGTAAAGCTTGAGAAGAAAGCCTACATTCCTGCCCCTCACTACCTTGCAAATTCTGCGCTGGGTAATTACAAAGAGGCTTATAACAAGTTCACATCAGATCCGGATGGATTCTGGGATGAAAAAGCACGTGAACTGAAATGGATGCGCCCGTGGGAGAAGGTTAGGGAATGGAATCATCCGTATGCCCGCTGGTTTACTAGTGCCAAGCTGAACATCACCGAGAACTGCCTGGATCGTCATGTGAACAATGGACGACGTAACAAACTCGCCATCATCTGGAGAGGTGAAGATGGAAGAGAAGAAGTCCTGACGTACAGGCAGCTGTACCGCTCTGTTATGAGGTTTGCAAACGCCCTGAAAAGTCTGGGGGTACAGAAGGGTGATCGCATCTGTTTCTATATGCCCTTTGTTCCAGAGCATGTGGTAGCAATACTGGCTTGTGCAAGGATCGGTGCTATCCACTCGATCGTCTATGCAGGGTTCGGAGCAGAAGCACTCCACTCTAGGATACGTGATGCTAATGCCAAGATTGTTATAACGGCCGATGTTGGTAAACGAAGAGGAAAGACGATCCCTCTCAAAAGTATTGTTGATGATGCTGTTCGCAATGCCCCCAGCGTTGAGAAGGTTATCGTGCTCTGCCGGGAGAAATGCCCACTGGAGTTGTACTCAGAATTAGAGGTTGATTTCTATGGGATCCAGGAAGGGATGTCGGATGAGTGTCCCGCTGAAGAGATGGATGCTGAAGATCCCCTTTTCATCCTTTATACAAGTGGGACCACTGGATCTGCCAAAGGGATTGTCCACGCATGTGGTGGGTACATGGTTGGAACCCATTACACCTGCAAGTACATCTTTGACATCAAGGAGAACGATGTCTACTGGTGCTCAGCTGATCCAGGCTGGATCACGGGGCACAGTTACATCGTTTACGGCCCGCTCTCAGTCGGTGCTACTGTTGTTATCACTGAAACAACGCCCGATTATCCTGATTACGGTGTCTGGTGGAGTATCATCGAAGAATTTGGCGTATCGATCTTCTACACTGCTCCGACTGCAATCAGGATGTTTATGCGGGTAGGCGAAGAGTGGCCTAACAAGTATGACCTAAGTTCGCTCAGAATCATTGGTTCGGTCGGTGAACCCCTCAACCCTGAAGCCTTCGAATGGTACTATCGGGTTATCGGAAAGAACCGGTGCCCGATTCTGGATACCTGGTGGCAGACTGAAACTGGAATGCATATGATCACAACACCACTTGGAATGCCGATGAAACCGGGTTTCGCCGGGGTTCCAATTCCTGGAGTGTTTGCCGATGTGGTTGACAAGGATGGAAACCCGGTACCTGCTGGCCAGGGTGGTCTGTTGGTCATCAAGGGACCCTGGCCGTCGATGATGAGAACCGTGTATAATAATGATGAGCGGTACCGGAAGTACTGGACCCAGATCAAGGATTATTATACAGTCGGCGATCTCGCGGTTAAGGATGATGACGGATACATTATGATCCTGGGGCGTTCTGATGACATTATCATCGTTGCAGGTCACAATCTCGGTACTGCAGAGGTGGAGTCTGCCCTTGTAGAGCACGAGGCTGTCGCAGAAGCAGCGGTTATCGGTGTTCCAGACGATATCAAGGGCCAGGCAGTCAAGGCATTCGTGACACTAGTCCAGGGATATGAGCCCAGTCAGAAGCTTGTGTCTGAACTGACATACCACGTGAGGATGAGTATCGGGCCAATAGCCATGCCAAATGCGATCGAGTTCATGGATAAATTGCCGAAGACAAGGAGTGGGAAGATCATGCGACGGCTTCTCAAGGCAAAAGAGATGGGCATAGATCCAGGGGATATTTCAACACTGGAAGAATAGAGAGACAGATTCCATGACTGAAAAAGGATTGCATGGACAGGGGAAATCAAAATATGATCCAATTGTTCTCGCAACTGATGGTTCAGCTTCAGCACTAGCAGCAACGATAAGAGCAATAAATCATGCAAAACGGGAAGGAAAGATGGTGCATGTCATCACCGTCTCCGGTCCTTCCCCCCTTGTTGGGGTTGAAAAACTGGCAGAAGATTATGCAGTTGGCAGAACCTGCAAGGTTGATGGAGTCTGGTTTGCTGAAAATTACGCTGACGAGCAGGATGTTCAGATAACCGTTATCAGAAGGGATGGCCCGATAGCCGGAGTCATCGTCGGGTATGCTTCTGAGGTTGGAGCCGATCTCATCGCGATGGGGAGTTCAAATCTCCATGGTGTAGCAGGGTTCATGCTTGGTGATGTATCTGAAGCTGTACTCCGGTTATCTGGATGTACTGTCTGGGCAGTTAAACCCACACGAGAGGAGATGGAAAGGGTTGTTCAAAAGGTAAAAAAGTATGTTAAACCAATCAAAACGGAAAAATCTGTTGATCTGATACCCGATAAGAAACTTTGGAATATTGGAATGATCATGTTTACCCTCTATGTGGTTGCTTATGCTGTCTTTACAGTAGTTGGAACCTTTATGAGAGATATTCTTTCAATGAGGGTATTTGGTCTCAATCTCGCGATATTATCAGGAATGGGTATCATAATCGCTGCAATAGTAATTGCCCTTGCATACAACTGGTACGCCGGGACCAGGGCAGTTCTGGTATAGAGGAGGGAGATAATGGATTATAGTTTCAAACCACTCGCATTCACAATATTTGTGCTCATCACCCTGTCTACCCTTGCTCTCTCATTCTATGCAGCAAGGCGTGTTAGGACAGCAAGTCACTTTTATACTGCAGGAGGAGGCGTAAAGTGGTTTGTCAATGGCATTGCATTTGCTGGAGATTACCTCTCGGCTGCCTCGTTCCTGGGTATCGCAGGAATGATCGCCTTCTCTGGATTTGATGGGTTTATGTACTCGATCGGATTTTTGGCTGGGTGGATTGTTGCCCTGTTGATTATCGCGGAACCACTTCGCAAGATCGGGAAGTTTACCTTCGGTGATGCCCTGGCCTGGAGGTTTGCAAGTAAGAAGATACGACTATGTGCTGCTCTTTCGGCATTGGTAGTTAGTATTTTTTACCTGATTCCTCAGATGGTTGGGGCCGGATCAATAATCCAGCCGCTCATTGGTCTTCCATATGAGGCTGGGGTCATCATCGTCGGTGCTGTTGTGATCCTGATTGTAGCAACAGCAGGTATGGTCTCAACAACCTATGTGCAGTTCATCAAGGGATTTCTCCTGTTGATTGCAGCCGGAGCCCTAACGGTTGGGGTACTTGCCGTAGCAGGAATGGGGCCATTAGAGTTTATCTCAACAGTCCTGAATAGTCCGGCGATCACGGTACCGGCAAGCAATGGAACAGTAACAGGTGATGTATTCATGACTCCGGGAATGAAGTTTAAAAATCCTCTCGACTTCGCCTCCCTGGCTCTTGGGCTGATCCTTGGGACTGCTGCATTGCCGCATATCCTGATCAGGTATTTCACTGTTCCAACCCCTGCAGACGCACGGAAATCTACCGTAGTAGCCATTATTGCCATCGGGGTATTCTATGTCCTGACCCTGTTCCTGGGTCTTGGTGCTAATTACTTCATGACGGTGGATCCAAAGAACTCAAACCTCTCTGCTCCGCTTCTTGCAGAGTTTATCGGAGGGGAATGGTTCTTTGCGATCATCGCATCAATCGCGTTTGCAACCATCCTTGGAACTGTATCCGGGTTAATCATCGCGGCTGCGGGCGCAATTGCCCACGATATCTATACTGAAGTGATGGGGAGGAGATCTGATGACAAGAAAGCACTTCGGATATCCAAACTAACGGCGGTGACAGTTGGGGTGATTGCCATCATTCTGGGTATCATTTCCAAAGGACAGAATGTAGCCTTCCTTGTAGGGCTGGCCTTTGCCATAGCAGCATCAGCAAACATCCCTGCTCTGATATGCACGCTTTTCTGGAAGCGTAGCACCGAGCGGGGGATCATAGCTGGGATCCTGACCGGTTTACTACTCTCCGTCAGTTTAATCCTGATAAGTCCGACAGTAATGGGAAAAGCCGCGCTTTTTCCGCTTGAAAATCCCGGGATTATATCTATTCCGCTGGGTTTCCTGGTAACGATTCTGGTATCATTAACAGGGAAAGAGAAAAAGAGACCAACCGGGATAGAGAACCCGGCTTCAATGTAATTTTTTCATAGATATTTATCTGGTTGTTCCTGCAATGTGTACTAATATCTCCGGTTAAATCATGATTCAAACCGGACTTATTGGGTATATCTGATATTATGTCTGAAATATGTGATGGAAAGAGCCGTGGATCGATCCACTCCGGTCTCTGTGTTGATATTATTCAAAAACAGGATCAACGATCCGGAAAGAAGACGCGTGGGGTGGTGAGTGAGATCCTGACTGGCTCGTCTTTTCATCCTCACGGCATCAAGGTGAGACTCAAAGATGGCACAGTCGGTAGGGTTTGCACAATAATTCAGGAAGAAACCTTTTCACTCAATCAGGCGCAGGATTAAACCAGCGTACCTGATATATTCATCCATTTCCCCTATGATGTGTTAAAATCGAAAAACCGAAATTATCTTTTCCCTTCCAAAGCACTCTCTTTTCTCTGAAGGGACTGGAATATGCGCGGAGTGACAATCCTCTTTTTAACATATTATATCGTAGCAGGATAGGGGAGATAACTTATCCATTTGCTCTCTGCCCTGACTTGATGCGCGAAACCTGATATGATTGCAACTGTCAGATACATACTGGATATCTGGAACAGGAGGAATGGCTGGTACGATCTGCCCGCGAATAGTTCTGATGTCATTCATGTGTCTGGTACTTGTCAGTACTGCCACTATTGGTGATGAGATCAGAGAGAAACCTAACAACACTACTCATGATGGTCCGATTCAAGTGATTCTTGATTCTGATTCTCGTATGGTAGAGATTGGTGATGAGATCCTTCTCAAGGGAATTATTGATAAATCGCTGATTGGAGGTGCTCCGTCAGACGTGGTTATCCTAATTTCGGCTCCTGAAGGTAGTCTTGCTGACACTTTCATTTTGTCTTCTCCTGATCAGCATGGGAAATTTTCCTATAAACTTCCTGCAGATGTGGGTGGAACATGGGGATTTGAGGCATTATATAATGGAGTTAATAGCCCCAAAATTATGGTTGATGCGGTCCCATCAACCAAAGCTGGAAAAACCACTCTTACTTTATCGGGATGGCCTGCATACCCCCGGGTCGGTGATGAAGTAGTCTTTAAAGGCAGGCTCACCGATTCATCTGGGAAAGGTGTGCCAAATAGGGAGATTGGATACCAGTCAGAATCATCAGGTAAAAAATTAGGATCTAATGAGAGTGGTCCTGATAATTCTAATTGGGATGTCCTGGGCTTCGGTCAGACTGATCAGATGGGGGAATATAATTTTAAAATTCCGGTCGTTCAGGATGGTGCGATAAATGTACGGGTTCTCTTCAATGGCGATGGGCAATACACTCCATCCGAGAGCAAAATAATCAGTTTAATAGTGAAAAATCCTTAAATCACTTTTCTTGTATTGTTAAATTTGGCTACGTTATTTCTCATCTTGTGTGCCTGTTTGTTCTCATTTTTCTGAGAAAAAAGTAATTAGTAAGTTATTTTTTTAGGAATTTTTCAGGTTCTTTTTTAAATGCGTCAAGGCATCCTTTACTGCAGAAATAAAAATTTTTGTTCTGGTATGTGGTTTTGAACTGAGCATTTGCCATCTTTACCTCCATTCCACATACCGGATCAATGGCGGTATCTTCAGATAGTGTCTGTGGATTTTTCATACGGATTGGTGGGGTGTACTTCCTTAAAAGTAATGATAATGATACTACTGTCACTGATGAGAGTGCCATGGCAAGGGCGCCATACTCTGGTCTGAAGATAATTACTGGGTAGAATAGGCCCGCTGCGAGAGGTATGAGAATAATATTGTATGCAAATGCCCAGAAGAGATTGAGTCTGATTCGTCCCATAACTTTTCTTGCCAGTTGAATAGCAGCAACGGCATCGGTTATCTCATCCCTTACAAGGATGATATCTGCACTTTCTATTGCAACATCAGTTCCGGATCCTATTGCAATACCTGTATCTGCTCTGGTGAGTGCAGGTGCATCATTGATCCCATCCCCGACAAAAGCGACTACTTCTTTCTGCTGCTGAAGCCTGGATACTTCATGTTCTTTCTCGTCAGGAAGCACATTGGCAATAACACGGTCTATCCCAACCATCTGTCCTACTGCCTGGGCTGTTCGTTGGTTATCACCGGTTACCATCCCTGAAGAGATATGCATCTGTCTCAGTTCAGCAATAGCAGATGAAGCTGATGGTTTCACTGAGTCGGCTACGGAGATAAGTCCAAGAAGTTGTTGGTCTCTGGATACAAGAATGGTAGTCTTTCCTTCCTCCTGTCTTTTTATTATCTTATGATTCGCATCTGATTCGACAGGGACACCGGCTTCAATGATGAAATGCTGATTTCCTGCCCTGATTATTCCTCCGGCGATCTCTCCCATCAGACCCTTCCCGGGTAGATAAGTAAACTGGTTGACATCTACCGGTTCTATTCCTTCTTCAGATGCTTTTGAGATAATTGCTTCACCGAGAGGATGAGTTGAAAGATGTTCAAGAGCCGCAACATAAGAGAGAAGAAGTGGGCGTGAACCGGTGAATACATCAATGTCGGTTACTACAGGTTTTCCTTGTGTAAGGGTTCCGGTCTTGTCGAAAAGTACCGTGGTCAGGCGATCTGAAATCTCAAGACTTTCACCATTTCTTATTAGTATTCCAAGCTCAGCTCCTCTTCCAACTCCAACAGTGATGGCAGTCGGTGTGGCAAGACCTAATGCACAGGGACAGGCGACCACCAAAATTGCGATCAGGGTTTGGAGTGCGAATTGAAGCCCTGCATCAGCTACAAAGAACCAGAAGAAAAATGCTCCGATTGCAATTACTAAGACAACCGGGATGAACCATGTGACAGCAGTATCCGCTATCCGTTGAACGGAAGGTTTTGATCCCTGGGCATCTTCAACTAATCGTATGATCCGCGAGAGCATCGTGTCAGCACCGATCCGTCGTGCCTGAAATGTCAGACTTCCGGATGTTGCCAGAGTCCCGGCTACGACCTCATCCCCTTGTAATTTTTCAACAGGAAGAGGTTCACCTGTCACCATGGATTCATCAACAAAACTGGATCCAGATATTACTGAGCCATCCACCGGGATTCTGTCGCCCGGTCTGATGACCACCATGTCACCCACGATCACATCCTCAATCGGGACTCTGATTTCTTCCTTATCCCTGATAACTGCAGCAGTATCAGCCTGTAGTCGCACCAAGGACTGAATTGCCGATGAGGTCCTTCCTTTTGCTCTCGTCTCCAGGTACCTCCCGAGCATGAGGAATGATGTCAGCATGATTGCAGTCTCGTACAGGATATAACTCATATCAAGCACTATGCCAAAAGTTCCAAGCACACTTGCAAGATAAGCAACAGTTGTACCCATTGCATACATGACATCCATATTCAGAGTCCGGTTTTTCAATGACGTGAAGGCAGCCCTGAATATCGGCATGCCAAGCCAGAAAAACGCTGGAGTCGCAATTAAAAACTGAAGGTAGATTAGTGGATACATCAGGTCTTTGGGTGCTGCCATTAAAGCCATGAGGATGGCTGATATTGCAAATCCTGCGATTACCCGTGTAAGTTTGTCATGGAGGTCTGCCTGAAGTCCATTATCACCTGTCTTGAGGGTCCCTTCCTTATCTGTGCCTAGGTACTGGTATCCAGCCTTTGTGATAGCGTCCCTCATTTGAAATAGGGTGACAACATAGGGATTATAGGTTACATATGCCCGTTCTGAACCAAGATTTACGGTGGCCGTAATAACTCCATCCAGTTTTTTAAGAGCGGTCTCTATTGTCTGTGCACAGATAGCACAGGTCATC
This Methanospirillum lacunae DNA region includes the following protein-coding sequences:
- a CDS encoding PAS domain S-box protein; translation: MIGDLEELRRIKEQLAEHPRGMSITDISQVLGIHRTTVAKYLDGLQMKGEVDLRIVSTAKVYHLSNRIPSSALAVCTRDPYILITCRMVVGAIRNGFCEIIGLSDDPTGKQITDPSLSLLMQNDMIFRVKRAVQGQKDNLDLTIRVRSIDRWLDISIIPVVCDDGRPGCAIILKDETRMKEALHQAEIYRKEAETLSADQNEFIFRSRPDGILTYVNNAFCRRMERERNELVGFPYEPVISHEDLERLTRLRADLTPKNSIAKIAFKTIQADGMVAWEEWQYRGIFTSDGILGSIQAIGTDISERKHLEEQLQIYHANFEAVIKQRTREMRAANQDLMAEMTRREKLERELLIIRFVFDQASDSILLFDRTGAVYRANETACKLLGYSLEEIQQITVFDINPEISTEIWQTMWEIQREEEETFRVRSVHRRHDGEIIPVEISRKFIIAGPLSLFCSIAREIVG
- the acs gene encoding acetate--CoA ligase, with translation MAEDFEVKLEKKAYIPAPHYLANSALGNYKEAYNKFTSDPDGFWDEKARELKWMRPWEKVREWNHPYARWFTSAKLNITENCLDRHVNNGRRNKLAIIWRGEDGREEVLTYRQLYRSVMRFANALKSLGVQKGDRICFYMPFVPEHVVAILACARIGAIHSIVYAGFGAEALHSRIRDANAKIVITADVGKRRGKTIPLKSIVDDAVRNAPSVEKVIVLCREKCPLELYSELEVDFYGIQEGMSDECPAEEMDAEDPLFILYTSGTTGSAKGIVHACGGYMVGTHYTCKYIFDIKENDVYWCSADPGWITGHSYIVYGPLSVGATVVITETTPDYPDYGVWWSIIEEFGVSIFYTAPTAIRMFMRVGEEWPNKYDLSSLRIIGSVGEPLNPEAFEWYYRVIGKNRCPILDTWWQTETGMHMITTPLGMPMKPGFAGVPIPGVFADVVDKDGNPVPAGQGGLLVIKGPWPSMMRTVYNNDERYRKYWTQIKDYYTVGDLAVKDDDGYIMILGRSDDIIIVAGHNLGTAEVESALVEHEAVAEAAVIGVPDDIKGQAVKAFVTLVQGYEPSQKLVSELTYHVRMSIGPIAMPNAIEFMDKLPKTRSGKIMRRLLKAKEMGIDPGDISTLEE
- a CDS encoding solute symporter family protein, encoding MDYSFKPLAFTIFVLITLSTLALSFYAARRVRTASHFYTAGGGVKWFVNGIAFAGDYLSAASFLGIAGMIAFSGFDGFMYSIGFLAGWIVALLIIAEPLRKIGKFTFGDALAWRFASKKIRLCAALSALVVSIFYLIPQMVGAGSIIQPLIGLPYEAGVIIVGAVVILIVATAGMVSTTYVQFIKGFLLLIAAGALTVGVLAVAGMGPLEFISTVLNSPAITVPASNGTVTGDVFMTPGMKFKNPLDFASLALGLILGTAALPHILIRYFTVPTPADARKSTVVAIIAIGVFYVLTLFLGLGANYFMTVDPKNSNLSAPLLAEFIGGEWFFAIIASIAFATILGTVSGLIIAAAGAIAHDIYTEVMGRRSDDKKALRISKLTAVTVGVIAIILGIISKGQNVAFLVGLAFAIAASANIPALICTLFWKRSTERGIIAGILTGLLLSVSLILISPTVMGKAALFPLENPGIISIPLGFLVTILVSLTGKEKKRPTGIENPASM
- a CDS encoding response regulator translates to MTKVLLVDDESVLLDLGRQILEKKFGFSVDVIDSGEEALKQLKLRRYDAIISDYAMPGMDGLELLRRIREKDPQIPFVLFTVRERESVAVEALNRGANFYVQKENSPHVSFTELAHKVNTSVELVRAEKNLRAQRDLAIASANSKKIEDILKHCLQAAIATSYLDAAAIYLVDEQDHLSLAMTEGFSSEYSDHVIQAHLIPLFLSLLRGTDSVFRNSQTIHEYSHILETTEKIHSDAVISLTHHSKPIGLIHIASFEDDRELSPPLQRFLQGIVVQIAGHISDRLAEDALVESERMVNTLIENLPGMVYKCSFDNDRTMEYVSEGSLFLTGYHSTDLVQNQNPTYTSLIHPDDRPRIMEVIRRAVERHAQFKLTYRIFTNTMKFKWVWEQGVGVLNENGDVIGLEGFIIDITRQKVLDDQVKVSQNRLNMLFSNMNAGCAIFLDHDGDSRFILIEMNRAAENLEDKKKEKLLGKTFQDYFGPVIPEELSTALNNLITTGTPQSLSRILIETPSGNKWREIYLSNTHVGNAREIFLIYSDVTSRIRDEEQIITSLHEKELLLKEIHHRVKNNLQIISGILKLQGMRTTDPVTSEILQDCRNQVFAMASIHELLYSSRDIGRINVNEYVGNLINHLKQEYVGANVSVRYITDIDPDIVLDIERCIPCGLILNELITNAVKYAFEPGGNGEIKVSFTHQNHFYHMIVSDNGRGITEEKSSTGTSLGTELISRLTHQLRGEITRIKGPGTTIEIVFSENPGERVHL
- a CDS encoding YwbE family protein, giving the protein MSEICDGKSRGSIHSGLCVDIIQKQDQRSGKKTRGVVSEILTGSSFHPHGIKVRLKDGTVGRVCTIIQEETFSLNQAQD
- a CDS encoding heavy metal translocating P-type ATPase → MADEKKKKIELAISGMHCASCAINLEKGLSSADGVSNAQVNFGTGKAVVEFNPAITDHATLTKEVEKSGFGVINEQVTIRIGGMTCAICAQTIETALKKLDGVITATVNLGSERAYVTYNPYVVTLFQMRDAITKAGYQYLGTDKEGTLKTGDNGLQADLHDKLTRVIAGFAISAILMALMAAPKDLMYPLIYLQFLIATPAFFWLGMPIFRAAFTSLKNRTLNMDVMYAMGTTVAYLASVLGTFGIVLDMSYILYETAIMLTSFLMLGRYLETRAKGRTSSAIQSLVRLQADTAAVIRDKEEIRVPIEDVIVGDMVVIRPGDRIPVDGSVISGSSFVDESMVTGEPLPVEKLQGDEVVAGTLATSGSLTFQARRIGADTMLSRIIRLVEDAQGSKPSVQRIADTAVTWFIPVVLVIAIGAFFFWFFVADAGLQFALQTLIAILVVACPCALGLATPTAITVGVGRGAELGILIRNGESLEISDRLTTVLFDKTGTLTQGKPVVTDIDVFTGSRPLLLSYVAALEHLSTHPLGEAIISKASEEGIEPVDVNQFTYLPGKGLMGEIAGGIIRAGNQHFIIEAGVPVESDANHKIIKRQEEGKTTILVSRDQQLLGLISVADSVKPSASSAIAELRQMHISSGMVTGDNQRTAQAVGQMVGIDRVIANVLPDEKEHEVSRLQQQKEVVAFVGDGINDAPALTRADTGIAIGSGTDVAIESADIILVRDEITDAVAAIQLARKVMGRIRLNLFWAFAYNIILIPLAAGLFYPVIIFRPEYGALAMALSSVTVVSLSLLLRKYTPPIRMKNPQTLSEDTAIDPVCGMEVKMANAQFKTTYQNKNFYFCSKGCLDAFKKEPEKFLKK
- a CDS encoding universal stress protein; amino-acid sequence: MTEKGLHGQGKSKYDPIVLATDGSASALAATIRAINHAKREGKMVHVITVSGPSPLVGVEKLAEDYAVGRTCKVDGVWFAENYADEQDVQITVIRRDGPIAGVIVGYASEVGADLIAMGSSNLHGVAGFMLGDVSEAVLRLSGCTVWAVKPTREEMERVVQKVKKYVKPIKTEKSVDLIPDKKLWNIGMIMFTLYVVAYAVFTVVGTFMRDILSMRVFGLNLAILSGMGIIIAAIVIALAYNWYAGTRAVLV